The DNA window AGCGCCTGGCCGGGGGGGGCGGAGCTCTCCCTGTGGAGGTGCTCCCTCTGcatctccaccacctccttctCTGTCATCACATGAGAGTTCCCGCCTCCTTCACCCCCGTCTCCTGTCCACGCCTGTCCGTTCACCAGCCCGGCCGCCGCCGACTCCTCCGCCCGGTCGCTGGTCATCACTCCATCGAGCTGCGGTGGTTCTACGTCAGGTCCGACGCCGGCGCCGGGCCCGTCCCCGTTCAGCGCCGGCTTCTCCTGGTGAGGCTCGCCCGGCAGCGCCTCGTCCTTCGCCGCCACTTCCAGGTCCTCGTACAAGCTCTTCTTCCTCGTCTCAAAGTACTTGACCACGCAGTAAGTGATGGAGCCGACGGTGTTCACCGCAACTCCTCCTATGAACAGCCGGGTCGGCGAGACGTCGCTGAACGCCAGCATGCCCACGGTGATGGTGGCGATGCTCTTGACCACGCCCACGAAGCTGGTGGTGACGGCGGAGTTGATGTAGGTGCAGTGCAGCGTGGTGAAGTTCATGGCGCAGCCGATGAAGACGCAGAAGGTGAAGATGGTGGTGATGGGCGGGTCCTTCCAGCCCTCGTACGACCACATGCTGATGGCGTccatggagatgaaggagcagacCAGCAGCACCTGAGAGGAAccgagaggaggagtcagagtgagGCGCCAAGATAAAGGTTCCACGAAACACCGGGAGAGTTTGGGTTCAAacgggaagaaaagaaagacgaCAGAACGTaaacatgaaatgaagaaatgtgtttgaagaagaaaatgaattcTACACGTTTGTTAAAGCTCCGGGAAGAATGAGAATGAAGAATGAGCTTTGTGTTGACAAGAAAACTCTACAGGGCAAGTTTCAGAGTTCTGAAGAGAGAAGAGTTCAAaacagacggaggaggagacggaggaaacaggataaagagagagagagatagagagagagaaagaaaaggaacaaagacaaaaggaggaaggacagaaaagagagaacccgaggagagaggaggagcagacgatGGAGAGAACAAGTCATCAGTCCTCACCGGCGTGGCCATGATGGCGATGGCGTACTGGGCGGTGAGCGGGCCGTGCTCGCTGTCCAGGCTGGTCTTCTGGATCAGCACCAGGTAGGAGGCGTGGACGATCACCGCCAACACGCCGGTGACGTAACCGGACGGGTCGCCGGTCAGATCGCCGGCACCTGGAGCAGAACCCGGAGGAAGCTCGGTTAGAGAAGTTTTGTTTTACTTGTGTCTGTAGCATACTGACGTCGTCCTCTGCTTCTGCG is part of the Limanda limanda chromosome 18, fLimLim1.1, whole genome shotgun sequence genome and encodes:
- the slc35d3 gene encoding solute carrier family 35 member D3, which produces MDVFKSRMLGISVAVAHGVFSGSLNILLKFLITNYHFTYLTLIQFLTSSTAALTLETLRRLGKVQIPAFSLQLCKEFSSVCVLSTLQSTLTLWSLRGLSLPMYVVFKRCLPLFTLSIGVCVLKNGVPSVGVVTAVIITTGGAALAGAGDLTGDPSGYVTGVLAVIVHASYLVLIQKTSLDSEHGPLTAQYAIAIMATPVLLVCSFISMDAISMWSYEGWKDPPITTIFTFCVFIGCAMNFTTLHCTYINSAVTTSFVGVVKSIATITVGMLAFSDVSPTRLFIGGVAVNTVGSITYCVVKYFETRKKSLYEDLEVAAKDEALPGEPHQEKPALNGDGPGAGVGPDVEPPQLDGVMTSDRAEESAAAGLVNGQAWTGDGGEGGGNSHVMTEKEVVEMQREHLHRESSAPPGQALSDSYVGVWRSIRHLQFMKKEPLMENMEQQSP